DNA sequence from the Phaenicophaeus curvirostris isolate KB17595 chromosome 22, BPBGC_Pcur_1.0, whole genome shotgun sequence genome:
acatttttcagaggaaaaggtTTTCTTTGGAGGTAGCAGTTTGTTAACAAGTGATAGAAGCCTCAGCATTTTTTTCGGAGCTGTTGCATTTGCCTCATTCCTGGAAAGAAACATGAAGATCTTAAAGCGTGTTGTGAATAATCTTTCATGTAGTAGGACCACGTGGAATTGGTGAGTACAGCTGACATGGACTGGCTTTTGTGTGAATTATGTCTGTATTAGTTTTAGGTTTGTCAGTGCTAAAGCAGTGCTGCAGTCTTTAGTTCTTTGCCAGCTTTAGAAGACAGCCTGAGCGTCTTGAAATGGTTTTGCGGGTGGTTTCTCTGTGTATCTTCATCCTTTAACAGCATTGAGATTTGAGGGATTTCATTTTATGAAATTATCTTTACTGTAGGAAACACTTCCTTAGTCACCATTGGTATTGGAAATGCAGTTCCTTTGCAACTGTTCAGCAGCAAAAACCacttttacatttaatttagtacatttatattttacatttaatttagaCGCCTTCCAAATTCATAGTCCTCTCAGATTCATGGCAATATTTCAGACAGTGGAATATCTTCAGAATGCACTTGCAGTCAGCTGGGGGATTGGACTAGACCCCTCTCCAGAGGTGCCGTTCAACTTccactattctgtgattcctaggctataaaaaaggaaataaaacataatgTGATGTTGACAGCCTGTGTGTGATAGTGAAGGTAACTGcgtgttggttttcttctgtgttacCTAATAGTATTTAGCAAGAGAGACAGCACTGTTTGTTATTGGTATTAATGCTATTTCATTAATGTATAGTTTCTGCTATATTTATCTGTTGAATGTTGGAAAGTAAAAGGAACGGGTTATTCTACCTTCATCAtcatctgctttattttaaccCTTCAAAGTGCTAAATCCAAATCTCTCTGTAAATTTGGCTTGTTCAGCGTTTACACTaatctgctttgctttatgGATTATATCTGCACCATAAGGAAAAGGGTGGGATGCTTGTTAAATGTAAAATACACCTGTGAAATTATGTAACTTAGAAGTAGAtacaaaggaaagaggaaaatacagcTGGGTATTCTTTAATCGACTAAATGTATTACAGAGTAGTACAAGTCTTCTCTTACTGAACCCTCTTGAAAGCCACTGAATTATTTGCTTACATACCTGTGATGCTTGCCTGGCATAGAAGTGTGCAGGCATCTGCTCCTGTTTAAGCTCTTTACTTGTGAGGCTTTATGATAGGAATTATAAGTTGCAAGTGCAGACTTTCCGGAGTAGAATTGATATACTGTACTTTTTTCATAGTTGTCAAGGCTTAGCTTGAGGATTTAGTACAGGTGACCATGCGAATCTtaatttcttgctcttctcttgtAATAGTGTTGTTTAGTGTTAGTAGAAAAACTGCAGAATTTGTTTCTGCATCTACAGGCTTCTGATTGTACTGAGAAATCGGCAACAGTGTGGTGACAAAATGCTGATGGAAACGctgctagaaagaaaaaaggaatatttggGTTGGAACCATTGTACTATTTTTTAGATTTACATTGACTTAAGCTGTTTGACTTGTTGTTGAGTAGTGTTatgctgttctttttctgcttctctgcttgGATGTTTCTCCTTAGTTTGAGTCAGCTTAGGAGGAGAGAGCACTAAAACAAGATTGAGGAGAGCGTTATGGCTGGAAGCATCAGGGAAGATGTCAGTCAGTTCAGGGACTTGATCCAAGACCTTTTATGCTGCTGTTCAAATCTCTGTTTTCATGTGTTATTGGCAGGATAGGAGTTACAGGAATCAACAGCTTAATGCTGTGTTACCATCTTAACAGAGTGAAGCAGTGGCTGATTTCATGGGGGGAAAAAGCATCGTTACAATACGGACTACTGcatccttctttcttttgctttaggTCTGTGTGCAATTATACTGTAGGATCTATTCCTGAGGGACCGGAGTTTTGTTAGAGCAAAATGTGGTaacattgtcttttttttcccattctccaGGCACATTCAGGATCCAGCAAGCCAGCGGTTGACATGGAACAAACCTCCTAAGAGTGTCCTTGTTATTAAAAAGATACGTGATGCCAGTTTGCTGCAGCCTTTTAAAGAGCTTTGTGTGTATCTCACTGAGgtaatgaaatgtaaaattccatttttactgtaattaaaaattttaaatctaAACTGTTTTCAATTACTGGTTCTTTTAAATGTGGAATGTCAGAATTGCATAGTGCAAACAAATTGTACCTGTTGCCACTGGAAGTGGTAGAACTTGTTTCAGAGCTTAAGATCAGACCGTAAGTACTTCAATAAGtaaagagcttaaaaaaaaaccaaacaaacaaaccaaaaaacccagtGAAGTGAAAACTTTCCTTAATTCTGTTTGCAGTTATACATTACAAGGAATGGTATATAAAAAGCTTAATCCTTTAAACCCTGAACAAACATAGCAATGTTACTGTAATGTAATCTGTATTCCAGTgtttagtttaatttattagATGGTCTGTGCATGCTGCAAAATTCTCATGAGAATTAGAccacacattaaaaataacccCCACAATCAAAGGATGCAGCCACTTCTGTAAAATATTGcttatatattttaaactaaTGCAAAGTATGGAGAGATTCAAATTTTTTGTCAGTTTAAGAGGTTATTAACAAGGTTATCTTGCCTTTTTTAAGGAGAACAATATGATAGTGTATGTAGAAAAAAAGGTATTGGAAGACCCTGCTATAGCTAATGATGAGAATTTTGGACCAGTGAAGAAGAAATTTTGCACCTTCAGAGAAGGTACAGTGGTGATTTCTTGCAAGTAAacttaaaatatattgcttatttatctttgtgttttcttagtTGTTGGATCAAGTTTGTTAAATTGCGTCTTTTGCAAACAGCTGGGTTTGTGTGTTTGAGAGAATGTTATTGTGCTGTGCTTAATTTATGTTGGGAAATTAAGACTGCATAAGACTTAATTCAAAACTTGGATTTCAATGGTGCTTCCAGATTATGATGATATATCGAATCAGATCGACTTTATCATATGCCTGGGAGGAGATGGGACCTTACTTTACGCTTCTTCACTTTTCCAGGTTGGTGTTTGCAGGAAATAGACTTAAAGActtctttccttcttgaagTATTTGaacttcctttgttttttcccctttgtagTTGAGTTTGGCATTTATCCCTTGCTGTTCATTCCCTTATTTATCAAGCCTGTTTTACCCTATACCTTCTGAAAACATGTGtaatgtgttggttttgttatgCAAAAAGTTACATCAGTAGTCAAAATATTTACAGGCAATTAGTTGAAGTATTAATTGCTTTAATTCAGTagcttttaaattcttttctttattgaTAGGGTAGTGTACCTCCAGTTATGGCTTTTCATCTGGGATCGCTTGGATTTCTTACTCCATTTAATTTTGAGAATTTTCAGTCCCAAGTCACTCAGGTTATAGAAGGTAAATTTAAGGGGACAAGGTGCGGTGATTCTGTTTGTTAcattttctgtagcttttgCCAAGACTGGTACATTTTATTAACCAACTGGTATAAGTTGTCCCTAAGAGTCATAAGATGCGTATACTAAACTAACAACAGTTTCGCGTTGCACTGACCCATTCAGTGCTGCTTTCCATACTACTCTTCAGAGGAAAATGGCTAAAAATAACTTTGTCCTGCGTGGAGTGGAGAAGTAAAAGGTGATATGGAATTTGAATTAAATGACAGCTAACCATACAAATAGAGCATGGCTCTGAAGCCTGTTTCTCTAAGCAGTGCAGTACTTAAAATACCAAGAAGTCAGgcaaataaaatacttaaggaaagaaataccTTGTTTTTTCCATATGAGGTTATTTGAATTGCATCCAAAGCAGAATCCTGAGGTATAAAATTCTCATGTTGCTAGAGAATTGTCTTTTAATAAGTGTTCCTAGTGTGCTGATTTTCTTGTAAGGTTAGCTTTTGTCTTAGTGAACCTCATATGAGCCTAACTGTGGGTTTCAAGTTTAACTTGAATTTTGCTCATTACTACTAAAAATGAGTTTTGAGCTTCAACTAAGTGTAGCCAATGATCTTGTGAATGAAATTGGGAATGTTGTAAGCATGTTTTCATACTATTTGCTAGTCAttacatgtttttatttattagcatataattttatatacttTCTCCTGTATTTCACTTCCAGGCAATGCAGCACTTGTTTTACGAAGCAGGCTGAAAGTGAAAGTAGTAAAAgagcacagagagaaaatgaCAGTACAAAACGGTATAGAGGAGAATGGAGTCATGTCTACAAACATAGAGAAAGAAGTGGGCAAGCAAGTTATGCAATATCAGGTCAGAgggaaaaataagcaaaagaacTAATGTGCAGTTTGTGAATTGCTTTGTACTTGTTTCATTATAACTTTCCCCTTTTCATTAGTTAATTTACCTTAGCCCAGCAGCGTGGGAGTGATCCATATTGCTCTAATTCACAGTATGTGCAGTAAATAGTGAGGAAGTTGGGTGCATCGTTACTTTCTGCAATCATAAGtgctaatattttccttctgttttgaaaaccaAGTAATAGTTCTAAAATGGGATATCCCAAAGATTTTCctaagtggaaagaaaaaccctGCACGTTGGTAGTAACCAGCTTCTGGAGATAATTGTTAACATCTACAGTGTTCACTGGTGCTTGGTAAGGCAGGAGTGTAGAGAGTCTTATTTGGCAGGTACTAAGCATGCATTTTTCAGAGGTCTGGAAAGCGTGTTTCTGCTTGTCGTTTATTACGTTGTCAAGTCACTTATAGCAGGCTGGTGTAATATTTGATTTCATGGCAGGTCCTGAATGAAGTTGTAGTGGATCGTGGTCCTTCGTCTTACCTTTCCAATGTAGATGTCTTCCTAGATGGACACTTGATAACAACAGT
Encoded proteins:
- the NADK gene encoding NAD kinase isoform X2, whose protein sequence is MKTSRPELLFCWRTRSLHGPCPVTTFGPKACMLQNPKTIMHIQDPASQRLTWNKPPKSVLVIKKIRDASLLQPFKELCVYLTEENNMIVYVEKKVLEDPAIANDENFGPVKKKFCTFREDYDDISNQIDFIICLGGDGTLLYASSLFQGSVPPVMAFHLGSLGFLTPFNFENFQSQVTQVIEGNAALVLRSRLKVKVVKEHREKMTVQNGIEENGVMSTNIEKEVGKQVMQYQVLNEVVVDRGPSSYLSNVDVFLDGHLITTVQGDGVIVSTPTGSTAYAAAAGASMIHPNVPAIMITPICPHSLSFRPIVVPAGVELKIMLSPDARNTAWVSFDGRKRQEICHGDSISITTSCYPLPSICFRDPVSDWFESLAECLHWNVRKKQNNFAVEEEEF
- the NADK gene encoding NAD kinase isoform X1; translated protein: MEMNQEKLCTSKADVSSDSAYHCSTCQDDEEWSNNSRGRAKSRSLSASPALGSTKEFRRTRSLHGPCPVTTFGPKACMLQNPKTIMHIQDPASQRLTWNKPPKSVLVIKKIRDASLLQPFKELCVYLTEENNMIVYVEKKVLEDPAIANDENFGPVKKKFCTFREDYDDISNQIDFIICLGGDGTLLYASSLFQGSVPPVMAFHLGSLGFLTPFNFENFQSQVTQVIEGNAALVLRSRLKVKVVKEHREKMTVQNGIEENGVMSTNIEKEVGKQVMQYQVLNEVVVDRGPSSYLSNVDVFLDGHLITTVQGDGVIVSTPTGSTAYAAAAGASMIHPNVPAIMITPICPHSLSFRPIVVPAGVELKIMLSPDARNTAWVSFDGRKRQEICHGDSISITTSCYPLPSICFRDPVSDWFESLAECLHWNVRKKQNNFAVEEEEF
- the NADK gene encoding NAD kinase isoform X3 — protein: MKILKRVVNNLSCSRTTWNWHIQDPASQRLTWNKPPKSVLVIKKIRDASLLQPFKELCVYLTEENNMIVYVEKKVLEDPAIANDENFGPVKKKFCTFREDYDDISNQIDFIICLGGDGTLLYASSLFQGSVPPVMAFHLGSLGFLTPFNFENFQSQVTQVIEGNAALVLRSRLKVKVVKEHREKMTVQNGIEENGVMSTNIEKEVGKQVMQYQVLNEVVVDRGPSSYLSNVDVFLDGHLITTVQGDGVIVSTPTGSTAYAAAAGASMIHPNVPAIMITPICPHSLSFRPIVVPAGVELKIMLSPDARNTAWVSFDGRKRQEICHGDSISITTSCYPLPSICFRDPVSDWFESLAECLHWNVRKKQNNFAVEEEEF